From the genome of Colletotrichum higginsianum IMI 349063 chromosome 4, whole genome shotgun sequence, one region includes:
- a CDS encoding Integral membrane protein, which produces MEPEISPAEDDAPMSTSEALSVDPNETRQPLIIGVTLTALLLSTIATLLRVYVRALRLRSWGWDDSALLASYTLVLTVGILMLVNTEFGDGLHQATLPREKFFRSQEISIAAVAVYQATTGADIPKKAFPLIKAAFLLQYRRVFPLPAFQKLCDVFLLFIIAFGISQVVSICLACIPLRSLWDLTVPGRCITLLDWWLIGSSISLVTDVAIFVMPIPLLRTVPLPLKQKIVLMATFGLGFFTCAISVVRITTLKQASTSDDRTYDSVIAGIWSITELSCAIICVCVPTLRPLIGGQKTRVRPPTWLRPNIDQSSDTELHTQSGGSISSQKRQPRVISIPQKREEQDGPETVGSFSPRPRPRPRIDLSDVPGLLPPPAVSVAHYDGSPFDDSPGKDTMVPLARIDTEEGVEFLNIDGPEAELPTPLKPPPRRHTDRTPTPDDDGYFSAVVWDASGHPRLAG; this is translated from the exons atggagccAGAAATATCACCAGCGGAAGATGACGCGCCCATGTCGACCTCGGAGGCCTTGTCCGTGGACCCGAACGAGACGCGGCAGCCTCTCATTATTGGCGTGACGCTGACGGCGCTGCTTCTGTCGACCATCGCGACATTGCTGAGAGTCTATGTCCGCGCCTTGCGGTTGAGGAGCTGGGGCTGGGATGATTCGGCGTTGTTGGCATCATAT ACCCTTGTCCTTACAGTGGGCATACTGATGCTCGTCA ATACCGAATTCGGTGACGGGCTGCACCAAGCAACGCTCCCGCGAGAAAAGTTCTTCAGGTCTCAAGAG ATCTCCATCGCAGCTGTCGCGGTTTACCAGGCC ACAACGGGCGCTGACATCCCCAAAAAGGCTTTCCCTTTGATCAAGGCCGCGTTCCTGCTACAGTACCGACGAGTGTTCCCGTTACCTGCCTTCCAGAAACTTTGCGAcgtcttccttctcttcatcatcgccttCGGGATCTCGCAGGTGGTGTCGATATGTCTCGCCTGTATACCCCTGCGGAGCCTCTGGGACCTCACCGTTCCCGGACGATGCATCACCCTCCTGGACTGGTGGCTCATCGGGTCCTCTATCAGCCTGGTGACCGATGTGGCCATCTTCGTGATGCCCATACCGTTGTTACGGACCGTGCCGCTGCCGTTGAAACAGAAGATCGTGTTGATGGCCACGTTTGGCCTCGGGTTCTT CACCTGCGCAATATCCGTTGTGCGCATCACGACGCTCAAGCAGGCGTCGACATCGGACGACAGAACGTACGACAGTGTTATCGCCGGAATATGGTCAATAACTGAGCTGAGCTGTGCAATCatctgtgtgtgtgttccAACACTGCGTCCTCTGATCGGCGGACAGAAGACGAGGGTTAGGCCACCGACATGGCTTCGACCGAACATCGACCAGAGCTCCGACACGGAGCTCCATACCCAGTCAGGCGGGAGCATCTCAAGTCAAAAGAGACAGCCGCGAGTCATTTCGATACCacagaagagagaggaacAGGATGGCCCGGAGACGGTGGGAAGCTTTAGCCCTAGACCTCGGCCCCGACCTCGGATAGACCTGAGCGACGTCCCGGGTCTGCTACCTCCCCCCGCGGTGAGCGTGGCGCACTACGACGGCTCTCCGTTTGATGACTCGCCGGGGAAGGACACGATGGTGCCCTTGGCAAGGATCGATAcggaggagggcgtcgagttcTTGAATATCGACGGGCCGGAGGCGGagctgccgacgccgctcAAGCCTCCACCTAGGCGGCACACCGACAGGACACCCAccccggacgacgacggatACTTCAGTGCGGTCGTTTGGGATGCGTCGGGTCACCCAAGACTGGCGGGCTGA